The following nucleotide sequence is from Zea mays cultivar B73 chromosome 1, Zm-B73-REFERENCE-NAM-5.0, whole genome shotgun sequence.
CGAGACCTGGCAGGCCGGGGATCACCGCAAAATGGCAGCGCAGGCTCGTCGTCGCCGGGGCCGCGTCGTGTACCGGAGGCGCAGAgggccgttggcgctggcgagccCGGGCCGGGACTGGTCCCACCCCTACCTCCTCCTCACCTCGACCCCCTTCTCGTTCCGTGTCGCCTTCTCCGCCGTGGCCGCGACAGCTGCCGCGAATTAATTATTCGCCCACCATTAAAACACCTCCGCCCCCTTCGCGACCTCCTCCAGTCCTCCCCAACTCCTCTCCATATCTCCACCCTTCCTCAGTTCCTCTCTCGTCTCTCATCTCATCCACTCCCGTCCCAGAATCTCCGTACACGCTTCCTCCTCGCCGTCGTGCCACCCCACCAAACCACGCCTGAACTGCCATTTCCCCCGTTTTTTCCCCTCTCGCGCAAGGCGTAACCGGTGCGTCGTGGGGGGTAGTTTCGGCCGAGGGAAGCGCGGCGCGGGACCGGGCGCGTTTCAGAATTCAGACCGGCCGGCCGGCCGCGGGGAGGGCGCCGCGAGATCGCATTGTGGCGGACGCGGCCGGGTCACCGCGGCATTCCGCTCCGGGGGTGTCCGTGGCTGCTCGAGGCTTTTGCTTGTTTGTCTCTTACCTCTTGCGTTGCGTCGGGCGGCGGGGCTCGAGGTTGGTGGCCGGCCAGGCGCAGCGTCTCCTTTTCGCGGTCGCCTTTCCGGAGCGGCTGCCGCCGCTGCTGGTGCCTGGTGGGGACGCGCTTCGCCTTTCCGCCGCCTCGGCGTGGCGTGATTCCGAAGCGTTGCCGGGGTTGTACTGGTTGCTGGTAGATAGAAAAACACCGCATCTTTTTTGGAGGGCTCGTCTCGGCTGGCACGAAGGTTCCTCGCGGACAATGCCGAGCATCCGAGCTCCGGCGTCCAAGCAGACGGCCACGCTACAGGTGCGCCACCACTACCATTCTCCCGTGGACGGCCTAGCTCCTGGGAAACTGCATTCTCGCTGCTTAACTGCTAGCATTGCTCATCGTGTGCGCAATTGTAATCGTGACGATGCATTCCGACTGCAGGTGGCTGTCAAGTGCAGGCCATTGACCGACACCGAGCAGCGGCGTTCGCGGCATATTATACAGGTCATTGATGACAAGGTACCCCCGCGCTGCGCTTCTGGTGTGTCGATGGATTTGCTCTTTGCAATTGGTGGTGACAATGTGACGGTTTACACGCTTTTCGCTCATAGACTGTGGTCGTGCTGGACCCTGATCTGTCAAAGGATTATCTGGACCTCATCCAGAACCGGACCAAGGAAAGGAGCTATACCTTCGATCATGTGTACGCGCCTGGGTGCTCCAATTCGGTATGTGATAGTGAAGTTTGCTCTGCTCTCATCAGTTATTGCTTCGCCTGCTTTTGACATTGGCTTCAGTAGCTCCACATAGCATCTTTCCGGAATCTTCATCTCAGCTTGGTTCTTCCCGACCTTCTCATTTCTTGCTTCCCAGAAATGATGCAATGGAAGACCAAACCACCAACTCATTTTTATCATGAATTGCTTGAATTAGGCGTGTCTCGTGCTCTGGACAGTTGTTGAAACAATACTACGGAGTACTGACATGTACAAACTACTGGTTGCTGGTACTAGCCTACTGGCTACTAGGGGTATCCCGTGCCTGTACAGTTGGAGCAATACTACTGGCATCTAAAGGGCCAATGAGCAGGTTCTTTTCAGTCTGTGCTGTAGCTAACCCGTGATGTAGACTTTACTATTAGGTATCTACCTAATGCAGACGTCTTCAAGGAAGTAGTTTTGTTGTACGGTTGAATTTTGAATTATTGATTACTATGACCCTTGAACTTCAATTCAGATGTTTTGTCTAGTGAATGTATGCCAGGACTTCAAGCATGTGCTAAACTGACCCAACAAATCAGATGTTTGAACTTTTGTTAATCTTCTAGGTTTACAAATTAATCATATTGTTTTTTATTTGTGTTAACAGAATAGTAGTAGGAATAGAAATAAATTATTTATTGTTATAGCATAAGGTGTAGACTAATCTACTCTGGGTGATTACACACTTGTGCTTGCCAGCTAATTACTGGTAAGAAGTCACATGTTCTTGTACTTTCGACACCATCACATTTTCATTATTGTGACCCTATTCATGTTCAGGACGTGTATAAGAATATATCCTCTACAATTGCTGGTGTAGTCCAAGGCCTTAACGCGACAGTCTTTGCTTATGGTTCTACTGGAAGGTATTTGTTAACTGTATTGTGTTGCTTGCTGTCTGCTTAACATTGTGGCATATGTTGCTTCGCAGTTCAGAATGTTTTACATGttactattattattaataaCCATGGTGCACATTTCAAATGGCAAACCTCAATAAAAAGTATAGAGCTTGCTATGGAATTTCATTCTAACTTGCCCATCGAAGTTTAGCACATTATACTTGTTTTTTGTGTTTGTAATACTAATATTTTGTAGTAATGTGATGCATTGCTTGCACTGTATTTGTTGAAATTTTATCATGTTTAAGCAAAATAATCATGGCTGACCACATAtatcttagaatgcattcacattACATTGGTTATGTTTACTTAAACTATAGCCTGCACTTTCAATGTTAACTAATTTAGCTTGTTATTATTTTCAGTTAACTTATATATTAGGTTTTCTATCCTTTTGTTCCTCATAACATTAGTTTAAACTGTGGCAGTGCTACTCTTTGAAACTTTCATCATGGAAAAACAGCTAAATCATATATCCATGTCCCCATTCACCAATGGGACGTTAGTAAATGTCAGATACTGTATTTCATGATCTTCTGTAAATGTCGCATAGTGTATTATTTTATCATGTTTAAGCAAAATAATCATGGCTGACCACATAtatcttagaatgcattcacattACATTGGTTATGTTTACTTAAACTATAACCTGCATGTTCAATGTTAACTAATTTAGCTTGTTATTATTTCCAGTTAACTTATATATTAGGTTTCTATCCTTTTTTTCCTCATAACATTAGTTTAAACTGTGGCAGTGCTACTCTTTGAAACTTTCATAATGGAAAAACAGCTAAATCATATATCCATATGTCCACATTCATCAATGGGACGTTTAGTAAATGTCAGATACTGTATTTCATTATCTTCTGTAAATGTCACATAGTGTATTTCCTGATCTGTCGTAATCCCTCCGTCCAGGAATGATAAGCGTATTTTAACCATGGAAAAGTCACAGAAAGTAATCTTTTGAACCTTAATTTGTCTTACAACATGTTGTCAATTTATAAAAATTCAATATCGTCTCAAAGATACTGAGCACAAATCTATTAATGCAAGCTTTATGTCCTAAACTTGTACATAATTTGACCAATCTTTGGTCAAAATTTATAAGATTTGAATTTGTTTTGAATAAAATATTCTTGTCACTCATCGATGCAGAGAGGATCTTTTTGGTACCAGTGCTAAATGTTCACGATAATGTTTTGTTTGATATATATTTATTTTGGTTGTACAGTGGCAAAACTTACACTATGGTTGGAACCCATAGCGATCCTGGTCTGATGGTTCTTAGCTTCCGTACAATTTTTGAGCTGATAAAAAAGGACGACAGTAAGGATACGTTTGAAGTTTCATGTTCATATCTGGAAGTGTACAATGAGGTATTCACTCTGTTCCTTTTGTAGGGTgtattaggatttgagttagctAAATATCACAAATTGTGACAATGAATTATTGAATTATATGCATGCTTCGTGTATGTAGCTACAATTGATTCTTAATTCATAATTCTAACATGACATTGATTTTGAAGCAATTGGTTATACATTATAAGAGAAATAAGCAGTCAACATATATTTCTAAAgacatttccaaatcataatacaCCTTAAAGAAAAGAAACAGATGAGTAGGTGCCTAGGCACTAGACTTTGTTGCACTGCTCGAATAGCACCTAGTCATTTGGTCTAGGCTATTTCTCTCTCTAGAGATGTTCTCGACTTGATGTGTGCATAAAACTGGAACAAAATAGAAATGAAGAAAGATAAACTACAATCATATTACTTATGGATGCATGGTAATACCATTATCTATTCTAGTATGCTAAAGTACCTTTGTTTAGATTAGTGTACTCTAACAGGCCATAAAATGCACAGGCGGCTTGCAACGGCTTGACACGCCTAAGCGCTAGGCAGACGGTCAGCCAATTATAACTGTACAGTGTACCTTTCTGAAATAGTACCATTGGTATTTTCCTGAATTCTAGGTTATCTATGATTTGCTTGAGAGATCCTCTGGACACCTGGAGCTTCGAGAAGATCCTGAGCATGGCATAATAGTTGCTGGATTGAGAAGCATTAAGGTATTTTAATACTTATGTTTTCTGTTAATTTTTCATGTTAATGGGAATTAAATAGCATCTGCTAGTGGAAGTACTTTTTAACTTTTTGTATCTGCTTTATTTTAACACCAATCTTTATTGGCATCTTTTCTATGACTGGAACATTGTCATTGCATTTAAGTGGCTGACAGAGAGGACCTTAACCCTTGATACACAATTTGTACTTGTAATATGTGATATACAAGTTTCCATTCTGAAGAAATTAATGTCTTGCCAAGACAGAATcataaattttgttttaaaagAACTATTTGATCGTGCCTTTCATTTATGTGAAGTAATGTTTTTTTTCTCAAATTCTGTCATTGTTCAGTTAGATATTATATATTATGGCAATGACTAATATGCAAGCAGTCACTAGGTGCAATCGTGCAAGCAGCTCTCTTGGTCTGTTAGATCTAAGATCCAGTCGTATGTGTAATTGTGGTTTGTTAGGGGCTTTTTTATAAAGCTACATGAGGTGGTGGTGGgaggatttaaatgctaaatatggCATACGGTTAGATCTAGATCTAACGGACCAAAAGACCAGCTTACACGATTGCACCTAATGACTGCTTGCATATTAGTCGCTGGCACATATTATACACCATGTTGCACTGTAAAAATGAATACACCACTGTTTCATTTCCTTTCAATATTAAAGTGTGATTGGACTTTAATCTTATTTTGTTGGTAGGTTCATTCCGCAGATAGGATTCTTGAGCTGTTGAACATAGGCAACAGTAGGCGCAAGACAGAGAGTACAGAAGCAAATGCTACTTCTTCACGGTAATTTAACATTTTTtaaatcttctttcttttctaaatGTTCATGCCTCCATTACTTATGTATTTTGAAGGATTTATCGATATCTTGCATGCCAGGACTTCTTCCTTCTAGGCTGTTCCCACAATAGTCCTAGGGATATAATTTCCCACAATAATCTGTAAAAATAGAAAGTCCTTGAAATTGTAACATGGGATAAAAAGAAGGATGTACATAATATGGTGTTGCTGCCTCTAGATCAGAGCAAATTATACAAATATTGATGGATATAGTTCTAAAACAAGTATGGTAATTTTTAAATCATAGATATTGGATATAACCACATCTATTGTAATATCCAGCAATATGATTCTAATCATTTATTCATTTTTTCATTTGTCAAGGTCACATGCTGTACTTGAGATTACCGTAAAGCGAAAGCAGAAAGGCCAATATGGTAACCAAGTTCTTCGTGGAAAGCTTGCCTTGGTTGATCTTGCGGGCAGGTTATAGGAACTCTATTTCATTGCTAGTCTAATTAATACTTGTGGAAAAAACAAGTTGTAAATTGTAAATGTAATGTTACATTCTGTGAGCAGTGAGAGGGCCTCTGAAACAAACAACTTCGGTCAAAAGCTTAGAGATGGAGCCAACATCAACCGATCACTCCTAGCATTAGCAAACTGCATCAATGCCCTAGGCAAGCAAAATAAGAAAGGTCTTGCCTATGTTCCCTATCGCAACAGGTATGTCTCAAGTATCAATTTTACTAATATGTGACTTTTTTTTATTTATCTACTAGTAGCTAATAGCAGCCATTTGCAGTAAATTAACTCGTATTCTTAAGGATGGGCTCTCTGGCAATTCTCGAACCGTTATGGTTGCTACAATATCACCAGCTGATGATCAGTATCATCACACAACGAATACACTCAAGTACGCAGACCGTGCTAAAGAGATAAAAACACATGTCCATGTAAGTGTtaatttgttttggttgaatcaTAGGTTTATAAGATTCAAATTAAGAGGTCAAACAGAAGATTTTGAATATCATCTATTCTGTTCTTTGTAGAAAAATATTGGAACACTTGACACTCATGTTGAAGACTATCAGAGGATGATCGACAATCTTCAGGTTTGCCATAATGAGAAACAATTGATCTAACTCAAATTTCATCATAGTTAAATGTGTCATGTGATTTCGTAGGTTGAGGTTTCTCAGTTGAAAAAGGAATTAGCTGAGAAGGAGCATCAGTTAAGTGTAAAGCCTACTGAAAAAACTGCAGATAGTGAGCTATCTTGGTTAAATGTCTTGAGCCAGGAAACTGGTGAGAATGTTCAAGAACGCATAAATCTTCAGAAGGCTCTGTTTGAACTCGAAGAAACCAATAAGCGAAACCGCATGGAACTCCAGCATCTTGATGATTCTATTGCAAGGCATCAGGTTGGTGATCAGTTTCAAACACATTCCTATTCTGCAGAACTTAGTGCACCAAAAAGTACCTCTAATGTTCTACTCCCAACAACCTCTTTGGAGACTTCTCTTTCCCCTTTCTTTGTCCGGTAGAACTGTGTGGTTTATAGGACATCCTAAGCTATTGATATCTTTAGCAATTCCAAACAGACTGCCAAGACAGTGATTTGAAATCTACAGCATCATATAATGGAGTAACAGTAGATAACTGTTGTATGTCATTGTAGACAAGAGTCTTGCAACACAACACTGAGAATTTTGTGTTCAGGTGAAAGAAATGGACTCTACCATTCTCCAAGCTTTAACATCAAGGAGACAAGTTATTCTTGACAACATCCGTGATAATGACGAAGCTGGTTCTGGATATAGAAAGGTGTTGATCTTATTTTGTTTCCTCCTGTTTAGTTGCCTGAATGTCAAACTTATATGGAGATTTTACCTCCTTAGGACATCGAAATGAATGAGAGTCGCAGGCGACAACTCCAGGATATGATTGAAGAGGCCATCAGTAACAATGGCAATAAAACCTACCTGCACATTCTCAGCCAGTACAGACTACTTGTAAGTAACCCACAACTTTGTAGTCTATCCCGATTTAAGCAATAAGAATGTGACATCTCACATGCTATCTATGTGTAATAAACTATTTAGGGAATGACTAACGCTGAGCTTCAAATTGAGATGGCTATGCGggatcaagttatacataatcaGAGGGAAGCTCTAAGGAGCCTGTGGAACATTCTCTATGGAACAGGGCTAAACCAGAAGCAGATTCTTAAATTGGCTGCAAAGCAAGGGTTAACCGTAGAAGGCTGTCCTTTGCCTAGCTCAAGCCCAGACGTTACCACGCCACCTTCCTGTCAACCTCATAGGTTTCCATCGTTTATGCCATTTCCTGGTCCGCAGTCAGAGCCTTATTCTCCATCTGCTTGCTTTTTCCAACATGGTTTCAGCACTATGTCTTTGCTGAAAAATCAGCATGAGACGCCCACAATATGTAGGCAGGAGCACCTCAGTTCTTACTACATGATGTCTGGCTGCTCGCCTTACTCTGGTGATGGAAAACAGTGGTCAAGTGGAAGACCTACGGCATTCTTTTCTACTCCAGAAAAACCTAAGGAGGCTCAGTCCCAACACAACAAGGAACATTCTGGCAGCCATGATTTCAGTCTGCACAGAAAGGTAAACTGTTTCCTTTACACAAGCTGCTAAAAAGTGTCATGATGCGTATCACGCCATGTAAACTTAGTCCACCTATCAAGAATCCAAAGGGAAAAAGAAGGACAAGATAAAGGAGGCATCGCCTTACTATCATTTGCATAGTGTTCTTTTCCAGATTGATTAATTGCTTCACTTTCTGCATTGTATGTATCTAAGCCTATTTTCCTCCACTGTGCAGGGGTCCTCAGAATACACATACTGAATTAATCTTGCTCCTAGTTAAACACGTATTGCAAAACATGGAATGACAacaatttttttcttcttcttagaATGAAATGAGTGGATTTTAAATTTGGAGAATCAAATACTGACTTAACACAATTGCAACTACAATGAAAAATGACTTACAAGGATTTATGGCTACTAATTTGTGGATACCAGAATATTGACACAT
It contains:
- the LOC100272304 gene encoding Kinesin-like protein KIN-8B; the encoded protein is MPSIRAPASKQTATLQVAVKCRPLTDTEQRRSRHIIQVIDDKTVVVLDPDLSKDYLDLIQNRTKERSYTFDHVYAPGCSNSDVYKNISSTIAGVVQGLNATVFAYGSTGSGKTYTMVGTHSDPGLMVLSFRTIFELIKKDDSKDTFEVSCSYLEVYNEVIYDLLERSSGHLELREDPEHGIIVAGLRSIKVHSADRILELLNIGNSRRKTESTEANATSSRSHAVLEITVKRKQKGQYGNQVLRGKLALVDLAGSERASETNNFGQKLRDGANINRSLLALANCINALGKQNKKGLAYVPYRNSKLTRILKDGLSGNSRTVMVATISPADDQYHHTTNTLKYADRAKEIKTHVHKNIGTLDTHVEDYQRMIDNLQVEVSQLKKELAEKEHQLSVKPTEKTADSELSWLNVLSQETGENVQERINLQKALFELEETNKRNRMELQHLDDSIARHQVKEMDSTILQALTSRRQVILDNIRDNDEAGSGYRKDIEMNESRRRQLQDMIEEAISNNGNKTYLHILSQYRLLGMTNAELQIEMAMRDQVIHNQREALRSLWNILYGTGLNQKQILKLAAKQGLTVEGCPLPSSSPDVTTPPSCQPHRFPSFMPFPGPQSEPYSPSACFFQHGFSTMSLLKNQHETPTICRQEHLSSYYMMSGCSPYSGDGKQWSSGRPTAFFSTPEKPKEAQSQHNKEHSGSHDFSLHRKDLWSTERK